From a region of the Solanum stenotomum isolate F172 chromosome 2, ASM1918654v1, whole genome shotgun sequence genome:
- the LOC125856807 gene encoding probable inactive heme oxygenase 2, chloroplastic, with the protein MATLTCYCSSSSLPIPKPTLKSSLSLLHKTPNPHFFAKFTSFLSISSKYQKWTHKVLQCSNFNAASSFTLSESDLETEPEPETETETEEEDEDEEEEEEEEEEEEEEEGGGGGDGVMSIEKPPVKRKRKRRRYRKQYPGEKKGITEEMRFVAMKFRNSKGKKKSESDDEMKDDGYESVSSDEDDVGGGGRGGGEATWQPSIEGFLKYLVDSKLVFSTIERIVDESSDVSYAYFRRTGLERTECILKDLEWFGQQGHEIPEPSIPGVTYANYLEELAEKTPRLFLSHFYNIYFSHIAGGQVIAKKAFERLLEEKELEFYKWEGDEEKLLRDVRDSFNMLAKHWSRDDKNKSLREVTKAFRFMGQIVRLIIL; encoded by the exons ATGGCAACATTGACATGCTATTGCTCATCTTCTTCGCTGCCAATACCAAAACCCACCTTAAAATCTTCACTTTCCTTGCTCCATAAAACCCCAAATCCACATTTTTTTGCTAAATTTACTTCTTTCCTATCAATTTCCTCAAAGTACCAAAAGTGGACACACAAAGTCCTTCAATGCTCTAACTTCAATGCAGCCTCCTCATTTACACTTTCAGAATCAGACTTAGAAACCGAACCCGAACCCgaaactgaaactgaaactgaagaagaagatgaagacgaagaggaagaagaagaagaagaagaagaagaagaagaagaagaaggaggaggaggaggagatgGGGTGATGTCAATTGAAAAGCCTCCAgtgaagaggaagaggaagagaaggAGGTATAGAAAGCAATACCCAGGTGAGAAAAAGGGTATTACTGAAGAAATGAGGTTTGTTGCTATGAAATTTCGTAACTCCAAAGGCAAAAAGAAGTCGGAGAGTGATGATGAAATGAAAGATGATGGGTATGAGTCGGTTTCGTCGGACGAGGATGATGTAGGTGGCGGTGGTAGGGGTGGTGGTGAGGCGACTTGGCAGCCAAGTATAGAAGGATTTCTCAAGTATCTTGTTGATAGTAAGCTTGTTTTTAGTACAATTGAACGCATTGTTGATGAGTCCAGTGATGTTTCTT ATGCCTACTTCAGAAGGACTGGATTGGAGCGAACAGAATGTATATTGAAAGACCTAGAATGGTTTGGCCAACAGGGTCATGAAATTCCTGAACCGAGCATTCCTGGAGTCACTTACGCCAATTATCTGGAGGAACTGGCAGAAAAGACTCCTCGTTTATTTCTCAGTCACTTCTACAACATATATTTCTCACACATAGCAGGAGGTCAAGTCATAGCCAAAAAG GCCTTTGAGAGACTCTTAGAGGAAAAAGAGTTGGAATTCTACAAGTGGGAGGGGGATGAAGAAAAGTTGTTGCGGGATGTGCGTGATAGTTTTAACATGCTGGCAAAG CATTGGTCTAGAGATGACAAGAATAAGTCTCTGAGAGAAGTAACCAAGGCATTCCGGTTTATGGGTCAGATTGTTCGGCTAATCATCCTGTAA
- the LOC125854769 gene encoding uncharacterized protein LOC125854769, with protein sequence MLRLLCRTSRRCCIRLPRRRFLSSSRKPEDSVDIPNNINNPHLVPSPKYPPIRQPHHPTSLSRYSVFALSATLLTAIVSSCAVVLTRDDEEEKGEGRGEGIRIYDEIETVVGKSNESLIRIVDRMKKTRAAASVLWKSLRSVMSSANHEVRVGFELRVAALLADIAAASESRRAALVAAGGGGVVDWLLETVAMSGENCWTQAEAARALAYLISDPNVCEDVLGRPHAVPYLLRFIFSAQPRQSKKHTRRSSFDLSDSLKGRSMLVAAIMDVVTSHCESADKLSFKPTLPKDAEMRDIAAAIEVIEEGGMHWDEPHGEDDDGGEGMKGIGMKILEGTTAVGLSRTNGLVEMGPPNTSQTVKNTPSNLLFNNISDSSSARSNLSSAVVPGLWDDLHSEQVAVPFAAWALANWAMASEVNRYHIQELDQEGHVVMAALVAPERSVKWHGSLMVKLLLEDHNLPLSTSVSDWTSSLLSTVSHASKTQDIPLAQIALSAFLISLERSPSAQEVVVEKGLHLMREAAKQTTKHSSVQEALAKALELLCAREWHMSLEESQHWSGVLLPWVFGQPSSDAIRSSAINILTRILEDYGPSSIPISQGWLTIMLSDVLESKKTALSKGNNQPKSDKVKTHVDQANVVLATQTANQLAGAVVNLVGTQLGRVANADDTHPLADLLSLEPFAGPLKNLKKDKLPKINAADSAVATLKGIKALTEICAEDTPCQNKIADYGGLCLLRRLLLDDDYEQLAAIEAYDASRASEGQDRVSTVRGEASTTANQNDASSLRVPPTGHIRKHAARLLNVLSVLPKVKKELVGDKEWCEWLEECANGGIPGCNDPKIRSYARATLLNIFCDDEAGEDSVDGDLHGNVSNKEQTCPRYADMILLINPELPHWKCVEKIMPTSVDGSSPGANDSAGSECTTNEDINIDITSTSASESENISQFEVPLVDVVFIHGLRGGPFKTWRLSDDKSSTKSGLVEKIDEEAGREGTFWPGEWLPSDFPHARLFSVKYKSSLTQWSGASLPLQEVSAMLLDKLVAAGIGNRPVVFISHSMGGLVVKQMLYQAKAEKKDNFVKNTIGVVFYSCPHFGSKLADMPWRMGFVFRPAPTIGELRSGSPRLVELNDFMGQLHKKGKLEVLSFCETKVTPIVEGYGGWAFRMEIVPLESAYPGFGELVVLESTDHINSCKPLSRSDPSYKETLEFLHKLKALSKR encoded by the exons ATGCTTCGACTTCTCTGCAGAACAAGCCGCCGGTGTTGTATCCGTTTACCTCGCCGTCgtttcctctcttcttctcGTAAACCCGAGGATTCCGTCGATATCCCTAACAATATCAATAACCCCCATCTTGTCCCTTCCCCTAAATACCCACCAATTCGGCAACCCCATCACCCTACTTCTCTGTCACGTTACTCTGTTTTTGCTTTATCGGCGACCCTGTTAACCGCCATTGTTTCTTCCTGTGCTGTTGTTTTGACAAGAGATGATGAAGAGGAGAAAGGGGAGGGAAGGGGTGAAGGTATTAGAATATATGATGAAATTGAGACTGTGGTGGGGAAATCGAATGAGTCGTTGATTAGGATTGTGGATAGGATGAAGAAGACAAGGGCAGCAGCTTCTGTATTATGGAAGTCGTTGAGGTCAGTTATGTCTTCGGCGAATCATGAGGTTCGGGTCGGGTTTGAGCTTAGGGTTGCGGCTTTGCTAGCCGACATTGCTGCCGCTAGCGAGAGTAGGAGGGCGGCGCTTGTTGCTGCTGGCGGTGGCGGGGTGGTGGATTGGCTTCTGGAGACGGTGGCGATGTCAGGGGAGAATTGTTGGACCCAGGCTGAGGCTGCAAGGGCTTTGGCCTATTTGATTTCTGATCCTAATGTGTGTGAGGATGTTTTAGGAAGGCCTCATGCTGTGCCATATCTTCTTAGGTTTATTTTCTCTGCTCAGCCTCGGCAATCGAAAAAG CATACAAGACGTAGTTCATTCGATCTTTCTGATTCCTTGAAAGGTAGGAGCATGCTGGTTGCAGCAATTATGGATGTTGTCACTTCCCATTGTGAAAGTGCAGACAAGCTTTCATTCAAGCCTACACTACCCAAAGATGCTGAGATGAGAGATATTGCTGCAGCTATTGAAGTAATTGAGGAAGGTGGTATGCACTGGGATGAGCCTCATGGGGAGGATGATGATGGTGGAGAAGGGATGAAGGGTATTGGGATGAAAATTCTTGAAGGCACGACTGCTGTAGGACTTTCAAGAACTAATGGGCTTGTAGAGATGGGGCCTCCTAATACTAGCCAGACAGTGAAAAATACGCCTAGTAATCTCTTGTTTAACAACATAAGTGATAGTTCATCAGCACGATCAAATTTGTCTTCTGCTGTGGTTCCTGGCCTTTGGGATGATTTGCATTCTGAACAAGTCGCCGTTCCTTTTGCTGCTTGGGCATTAGCAAATTGGGCAATGGCTTCGGAAGTTAATAGGTACCATATTCAAGAATTGGATCAAGAGGGACATGTGGTCATGGCTGCTTTAGTAGCACCTGAGAGATCTGTGAAATGGCATGGAAGTCTGATGGTTAAGTTGCTTCTTGAAGACCACAATCTGCCGCTAAGTACTTCTGTTTCTGATTGGACTTCTAGTCTTCTGTCTACTGTTTCACATGCAAGTAAAACTCAGGACATCCCACTAGCTCAGATAGCGTTGTCTGCATTTTTGATTTCTCTTGAGCGAAGCCCTTCAGCGCAGGAGGTAGTAGTGGAAAAGGGTCTTCATTTAATGAGAGAGGCTGCTAAACAGACCACAAAGCATTCTTCGGTGCAAGAAGCATTGGCTAAGGCTTTGGAGTTGCTCTGTGCTAGGGAATGGCATATGTCCCTGGAAGAAAGCCAGCATTGGTCTGGAGTTCTGCTCCCTTGGGTCTTTGGACAGCCGTCCTCTGATGCTATAAGATCGTCAGCAATAAATATCCTAACGCGCATTCTTGAAGATTATGGACCATCCTCCATACCAATTTCTCAGGGATGGTTAACTATTATGCTAAGTGATGTTCTGGAGTCCAAGAAAACAGCATTAAGCAAAGGAAATAACCAACCAAAAAGTGATAAAGTGAAG ACCCACGTTGATCAAGCAAATGTAGTTTTGGCCACACAAACTGCTAATCAGTTGGCTGGAGCAGTTGTCAATTTAGTAGGAACGCAACTAGGAAGAGTTGCCAATGCTGATGATACACATCCCTTGGCAGATCTTCTTTCCCTCGAACCTTTTGCTGGGCCACTAAAAAATCTTAAGAAAGACAAACTGCCTAAGATCAATGCTGCAGATTCTGCAGTGGCCACACTGAAAGGGATTAAAGCACTGACAGAAATATGTGCTGAAGATACTCCTTGTCAGAACAAAATAGCTGATTATGGAGGCCTCTGTTTGCTTAGGCGCTTGTTACTGGATGATGATTACGAACAACTGGCTGCTATAGAAGCATATGATGCGTCACGAGCATCGGAGGGACAGGATCGGGTGTCAACCGTTCGTGGTGAAGCTTCTACTACTGCGAATCAGAATGATGCATCCAGTCTACGTGTTCCACCTACCGGTCATATTCGGAAGCATGCAGCACGGTTGCTAAATGTACTTTCAGTTCTTCCAAAAGTCAAGAAAGAACTAGTTGGAGATAAAGAGTGGTGTGAATGGCTTGAAGAATGTGCTAACGGAGGGATTCCTGGTTGCAATGACCCTAAAATTCGAAGTTACGCGAGGGCAACACTTTTGAACATATTCTGTGATGACGAAGCTGGTGAAGATTCTGTAGATGGTGATCTTCATGGAAATGTTTCTAACAAAGAACAAACTTGCCCTCGTTACGCTGATATGATACTCCTGATAAATCCTGAATTACCGCACTGGAAATGTGTAGAAAAGATAATGCCAACATCAGTGGATGGGTCATCTCCAGGTGCCAATGATTCTGCTGGGAGTGAGTGTACAACAAATGAAGATATCAATATTGATATAACATCGACATCTGCTAGTGAATCAGAGAATATCTCACAATTTGAAGTACCTTTAGTTGATGTTGTCTTTATTCACGGCTTGCGTGGGGGACCCTTCAAAACTTGGCGGTTGTCAGATGACAAGTCTTCAACCAAATCTGGCCTGGTtgagaaaattgatgaagaggCTGGAAGGGAAGGAACATTTTGGCCTGGTGAATGGCTTCCATCTGATTTTCCTCATGCCCGTCTGTTTAGTGTCAAGTACAAG AGCAGTCTAACCCAGTGGTCCGGGGCAAGCCTACCTCTTCAG GAAGTAAGTGCCATGCTGTTGGATAAGCTTGTTGCTGCAGGCATCGGCAATCGACCAGTTGTATTCATTTCACATAG CATGGGCGGCCTCGTTGTCAAGCAGATGTTGTATCAAGCAAAAGCAGAAAAGAAGGATAACTTTGTCAAGAATACAATTGGAGTT GTATTCTACAGCTGTCCTCATTTTGGCAGCAAACTTGCAGACATGCCCTGGAGAATGGGTTTTGTTTTCCGCCCTGCACCCACT ATTGGGGAGCTGAGAAGTGGATCTCCAAGATTGGTTGAGCTAAATGATTTCATGGGACAGCTTCATAAGAAAGGAAAGCTTGAGGTCCTCAGTTTCTGCGAG ACAAAGGTAACTCCAATTGTTGAAGGCTATGGAGGCTGGGCTTTCCGAATGGAAATTGTACCATTAGAGTCAGCATATCCCGGATTTGGAGAACTAGTT GTTTTGGAGTCAACTGATCATATCAATTCCTGCAAGCCTTTGAGTCGCAGCGATCCTTCTTATAAAGAGACATTAGAGTTCTTGCACAAATTAAAAGCTCTTAGTAAACGATGA